The Natronoglycomyces albus genome has a segment encoding these proteins:
- a CDS encoding ABC transporter ATP-binding protein: MSDATELAIRVTDLTRTYQSQDGAPERTALDQISMAVPHGEVHGLLGPNGAGKTTLCKILSTLLVPTSGSATVSGFDVTHEYKRIQPLVGIVFGGEKGLYNMMTAADNLHFWAGLYNVKRSVAKERVPRLLDLVGLRGRAHDRVDTLSRGMRQRLHLARGLIGDPRILILDEPTVGMDPIAAQEFRNLIRDLREDNITFLLTTHNMAEAESLCDRVSFIDSGKLLHCESPHALRRSMSSRHRIVAKSVPGDIAAQLEQRVDVEQVRLTDSSEAHIDLTDKRAAQEVLFFLTDIGIDEVSLAPATLEEVYIQLIGERGMELGS; the protein is encoded by the coding sequence ATGAGCGACGCGACGGAACTTGCGATACGGGTAACCGACTTGACTCGCACATACCAAAGCCAGGATGGGGCGCCCGAACGAACAGCACTCGACCAGATCAGCATGGCCGTGCCCCACGGCGAAGTCCACGGGCTCCTCGGCCCCAACGGGGCCGGAAAGACGACACTGTGCAAGATCCTGTCCACGCTGCTAGTGCCGACATCAGGCAGCGCTACCGTCAGCGGGTTCGACGTGACACACGAGTACAAGCGAATACAGCCTCTGGTGGGAATCGTCTTTGGAGGCGAAAAGGGCCTCTACAACATGATGACTGCGGCCGACAACCTGCACTTCTGGGCCGGTCTGTACAACGTGAAGCGCTCCGTGGCCAAAGAACGCGTGCCGAGGCTGCTGGACTTGGTCGGCCTCAGGGGCCGGGCGCATGACCGCGTCGACACGCTGTCGCGAGGAATGAGACAAAGGCTGCACCTGGCACGCGGCCTCATAGGTGATCCGCGCATCCTGATTCTGGACGAGCCGACCGTGGGAATGGACCCGATTGCGGCGCAGGAGTTCCGCAACCTGATTCGAGACTTGCGCGAAGATAACATCACTTTCCTGCTCACCACCCACAACATGGCCGAGGCCGAATCGCTGTGTGACCGTGTCTCGTTCATCGACAGCGGAAAGCTGTTGCACTGCGAAAGCCCCCACGCGTTGCGGCGGTCGATGTCGAGTCGGCACCGCATCGTCGCCAAGAGCGTGCCCGGTGACATCGCCGCGCAATTGGAACAACGGGTCGACGTCGAGCAAGTGCGCCTCACCGACTCAAGCGAAGCGCACATCGATCTCACCGACAAGCGGGCCGCCCAAGAAGTGTTGTTCTTTCTCACCGACATAGGCATAGACGAAGTTTCGCTTGCCCCGGCGACGCTGGAGGAAGTGTACATACAGCTCATCGGCGAACGCGGTATGGAGTTGGGATCGTGA
- a CDS encoding ABC transporter permease produces MTLSARPITEAMRFQSRIIRGNPGTLLPLITTPFLTATLLAIFDHIGREDIAAYAVIAPAIMALLGVAIGESGEIIFRDRNTGVLEAQMGAPSSFASVLAGRIGTVLAFGLIGLVQAWLVAALGFGVIVAVEHLVPFVLATVLCLVGMVAMAILMAATFVVGRSVRAFQNAISYPLFLFGGVLVPLELLPTVVEWIGRLFFLSWVTDLLRDSVLAAPVENLWPRLGIATLLVGLTLAAAIAVLSRLVQRLRTTGNVSLV; encoded by the coding sequence GTGACACTGTCGGCCCGGCCAATCACCGAGGCGATGAGGTTCCAGTCTCGGATCATCCGCGGTAACCCCGGAACCTTGCTGCCGCTCATCACCACCCCGTTTCTCACCGCGACACTGCTGGCGATCTTCGACCACATCGGCCGCGAGGACATTGCGGCCTATGCCGTCATCGCTCCGGCGATCATGGCGTTGCTGGGCGTCGCCATCGGCGAATCCGGCGAAATTATCTTCCGCGACCGCAACACCGGCGTCCTCGAAGCCCAAATGGGAGCGCCCAGCTCGTTCGCGTCGGTCTTGGCGGGCAGAATCGGCACCGTCTTGGCGTTCGGGCTCATCGGGCTCGTGCAGGCATGGCTGGTCGCGGCTCTCGGCTTCGGCGTCATCGTCGCCGTCGAGCACCTGGTTCCCTTCGTGCTGGCAACAGTACTGTGTCTGGTGGGCATGGTGGCCATGGCGATATTGATGGCGGCGACCTTTGTGGTCGGACGTTCGGTGCGAGCCTTCCAAAACGCCATCTCCTACCCACTGTTCCTCTTCGGTGGTGTCCTCGTGCCGCTGGAACTGCTTCCAACCGTGGTGGAGTGGATCGGCCGCCTGTTCTTCCTGTCCTGGGTGACCGACCTGCTGCGCGACAGTGTGCTCGCGGCACCCGTCGAGAACCTTTGGCCCCGGCTCGGCATCGCCACGCTGTTGGTGGGTCTCACGCTGGCAGCCGCCATCGCCGTTCTCTCACGGCTGGTTCAACGCCTCCGTACAACCGGGAATGTGAGTCTCGTATGA
- a CDS encoding ABC transporter permease, protein MSVVTQSRQAINLGMASMRMTYTVKSFFGGYMLRTLCQVVFFSSIGALAAGGEVTSFLLIGMSVYLATTLPMMASASTTWDRNAGTLSLLVASPAALAVVFLFRSWFFILTGSVSSILALAILIPAFGISVSISQAALIFALVIVAALTTYALGVACGGMALRFPHLRNVFSTFVMTVSMMIGGFVVPLDYWPAGFQWVAQIFPGVHALSGIREVMGGGDLTVVGFHTVTAFAVAFLWLVVAALSFWWLRVHGRKVGSIDFED, encoded by the coding sequence ATGAGTGTTGTGACGCAATCGCGGCAAGCTATCAATCTGGGCATGGCCTCCATGCGCATGACCTACACCGTGAAGTCATTCTTCGGTGGATACATGTTGCGAACACTGTGCCAGGTGGTGTTCTTTTCCTCGATTGGAGCACTGGCCGCAGGCGGAGAAGTGACTTCGTTTCTTCTAATCGGCATGTCCGTGTATCTGGCAACGACTCTGCCGATGATGGCCAGCGCCTCTACGACATGGGATCGGAACGCGGGGACTTTGTCGCTGTTGGTGGCGTCCCCGGCGGCACTGGCGGTCGTGTTCCTCTTTCGAAGTTGGTTTTTCATCCTGACCGGTTCGGTGTCGTCTATTTTGGCTTTGGCGATTCTGATTCCGGCTTTCGGCATCAGCGTCAGTATCTCGCAGGCGGCCTTGATATTCGCGCTGGTCATCGTAGCGGCACTCACCACTTATGCTCTGGGTGTCGCCTGCGGCGGCATGGCATTGCGGTTTCCCCATCTACGCAACGTCTTTTCCACGTTCGTCATGACGGTGTCCATGATGATCGGCGGGTTCGTCGTGCCGCTTGACTACTGGCCGGCGGGCTTCCAGTGGGTAGCGCAGATATTCCCAGGCGTGCACGCCTTGAGTGGGATTCGGGAAGTCATGGGAGGCGGAGACTTGACGGTGGTGGGCTTTCACACGGTTACAGCCTTCGCTGTGGCTTTCCTGTGGTTGGTTGTCGCGGCATTGTCATTTTGGTGGCTACGAGTTCACGGTCGCAAGGTCGGCAGCATCGATTTCGAGGATTAA